From the genome of Excalfactoria chinensis isolate bCotChi1 chromosome 14, bCotChi1.hap2, whole genome shotgun sequence, one region includes:
- the LOC140258802 gene encoding nucleoside diphosphate kinase, mitochondrial-like, producing MGSLGRCVVRGLLRGQPGTCLSFRPPRCYGSGTTGTGSGLGDKDRDGDCRRGCAAAVTPWPPAPPEQREQTLVLVKPDAVQRRLVGDVIRRFERRGFKLVAMKLLQADRGLLDRHYQHLQQKPFYPALLAYMTSGPLVAMVWEGHNVVRSTRAMVGDTDSAQAAAGTIRGDLSMHVSRNVVHASDSVETALREIGFWFQRDELVAWECGDSQFTYGP from the exons ATGGGCTCCCTGGGGCGCTGCGTGGTGCGGGGGCTGCTGCGGGGTCAGCCCGGTACCTGCCTCTCCTTCAGGCCGCCGCGCTGCTACGGCTCCG GGACAACGGGGACGGGGTCAGGGCTGGGGGATAAGGATCGGGATGGGGATTGCAGAcggggctgtgcagcagcagtgaccCCGTGGCCTCCAGCCCCCCCGGAGCAGCGGGAACAGACGTTGGTGTTGGTGAAGCCGGACGCGGTGCAGCGCCGGTTGGTGGGGGATGTGATCAGGCGCTTCGAGCGGCGCGGCTTCAAGCTGGTGGCCATGAAGCTGCTGCAG GCGGATCGGGGCCTCCTGGACCGGCACTACCAGCACCTACAGCAGAAGCCCTTCTACCCCGCGCTGCTGGCCTACATGACCTCGGGGCCGCTGGTGGCCATG GTGTGGGAGGGTCACAACGTGGTGCGCTCCACACGTGCCATGGTGGGGGACACGGATTCGGCGCAGGCAGCGGCGGGGACCATCCGGGGGGACCTCAGCATGCATGTCAGCAG GAACGTGGTGCACGCCAGCGACTCGGTGGAGACGGCGCTGAGGGAGATCGGCTTCTGGTTCCAACGGGACGAGCTGGTGGCCTGGGAGTGCGGGGACAGCCAGTTCACCTATGGGCCATGA
- the DECR2 gene encoding LOW QUALITY PROTEIN: peroxisomal 2,4-dienoyl-CoA reductase [(3E)-enoyl-CoA-producing] (The sequence of the model RefSeq protein was modified relative to this genomic sequence to represent the inferred CDS: inserted 2 bases in 1 codon), which yields MRKEQRREWKLQIPACSAPHFRSRRALRXGGGQGVPACSARVAGCGSLGAAAMARSRSASEPPPDVESDECLEEYRHLFSTDILAGRVAFITGGGSGIGFRIAEIFMRHGCRTAIAGRNQQRVAEASKKLTAATGQQCLPLSIDVRQPQTIVAAVDETLNQFKQIDILVNGAAGNFLCPASALSFNAFKTVMDIDTLGTFNTSKVLFEKYFRDHGGVIVNITATLSYRGQALQVHAGSAKAAIDAMTRHLAVEWGPNNIRVNSLAPGPITGTEGFRRLGGKFAKDSKQFDTIPLQRAGNKTEIAHSALYLASPLSSYVTGTTLVVDGGSWLTSANSFSALLDVWAAGANKNQ from the exons ATGCGCAAAGAGCAGCGGCGCGAGTGGAAACTACAGATCCCGGCATGCTCAGCACCTCACTTCCGCTCCCGGCGTGCTTTGCG TGGGGGGGGACAGGGCGTCCCGGCGTGCAGTGCGCGGGTCGCTGGGTGCGGGTCGCTCGGTGCGGCCGCCATGGCGCGGAGCCGCAGCGCCTCGGAGCCGCCGCCGGACGTGGAGAGCGATGAGTGTCTCGAGGAGTATCGGCACCTCTTCAGCACCGACATCCTGGC AGGCCGCGTGGCCTTTATCACCGGCGGCGGCTCCGGGATCGGTTTCCGCATCGCGGAGATCTTTATGAG GCACGGCTGTCGGACCGCCATCGCAGGCCGCAACCAGCAGCGCGTGGCCGAG gcCTCAAAAAAGCTGACGGCAGCCAcagggcagcagtgcctgcCTCTGTCCATTGATGTCAGGCAGCCACAAACCATCGTGGCAGCTGTAGATGAGACGCTGAACCAGTTCAAGCAGATTGACATCCTGGTTAATG GTGCTGCAGGAAACTTTCTGTGCCCAGCCAGCGCTCTGTCCTTCAATGCCTTCAAGACAGTGATGGATATTGACACTCTTGGCACCTTCAACACCTCCAAAGTCCTCTTTGAGAAGTATTTCCGT gACCACGGTGGGGTCATCGTTAACATCACAGCAACTCTGAGCTACCGAGGGCAGGCCCTTCAGGTGCACGCTGGTTCTGCTAAGGCTGCTATAG ATGCCATGACCCGTCACCTTGCTGTGGAGTGGGGTCCCAACAACATCCGAGTGAACAGCTTGGCACCAGGTCCCATCACAGGCACCGAGGGGTTCCGGAGGCTGG GTGGAAAATTTGCCAAGGACTCAAAGCAGTTTGACACAATCCCCCTCCAGCGTGCGGGGAACAAGACGGAGATCGCCCACAGTGCGCTGTACCTGGCGAGCCCCCTCTCCTCCTACGTGACTGGCACCACACTGGTCGTGGATGGTGGGAGCTGGCTGACCTCTGCCAACAGCTTCTCCGCCTTGCTGG ATgtctgggctgcaggagcaaacaaaaatcaatga